CACCGAAACAACTCCTCTCATGATAACATCCTTTCTCGAATCATCTCCTCCATCAGTACCACTTCCTTGTTTAAGGGTTTTTTCAAACGAAGTCAATCTAAAATCAGGGTCGTAAGGATTCAAATACGAGCTCCTGGAGCTTAAAGGAATATACAAGAGCTCCAGATGAACCTATATACATAGAAACTTCAATGAATGTTATGCATATGAATACTCTATGGTTATCTTTTCACATCATAAAACTACTAAAAATCTTCTAGCATGAATCTTGACCTGACCGCGGTTTTTCTGGTCTTTTGGAAACTCAACatctttcaccaatttcaacCATACATCTTTTACCTTACCAGGGTCAAGATCACTTAGTGCCACTCGACCACAACCAATGAATTCAGAAGCTTGAACTCCTTCATCATCATAAACTCTTACAGTCAAATGTTGAGTGGATATATCCTCCACGGTGAACTCAAAGTGTGCATTCCAGATTGGATTTGTGTTATTGTTCTGGGAAATTAGATTTGAGTTaataaaaaaaccaaacaaaatAGAATCTCAAAATAAGACATTCATACAATTGTTTTGCTGGTTTTCGTCGTGGCACGTAAAGGTCGAATGAATAATTTGGCAAATGGATCAGATTTGCCAACGAAGTCTTTGTTTGTCAACTCCTTGCCTTCTATGAGCTTCACCTCCAGTGTCCCAACTGGCTTTGACTCAAGATAACTGTAACAGGAAAATGAAAgaataactaaaaatataattaaaacttGTATCTTGAATTATGCAAGTTAAATGATCGTTTACCTGTAATCTCCAGGTAATATGGGTATGATTTTGCGGACTGGCCAGGTGATGGAATCTTCAATAGCATCTTTTATTGTACTCTACCAAAGATTACAGAAGACTGAGGCACTTCCACTATTGAACTTACCAGAATTGGAGAAAAGGTAAAAAGTTTAAATGTTAAGAACCAAACCTCAAGGGCATCAGCTATTCCTGGAATTGTAGATATATCACCACCAACAACTTTAAGAGTAAAGTCAAGATTTTTCTGCAAAGGAAAACAACATGAATACACTGGTCAAGCGAATCCTGTTACCGGGCCTGACCTATTCAAAGTGCGATTATCGCATTTctcaaatgagaaaaaaattaattttttatgtgacTTTTCCAAAGCTTCAAGATTTGCCTCTCCTAATTTCATTGAGTCACTTGCACCATTTCTTGGTCCGGACCTATCCTCGCAAATCTTGGGTTCTGCTCGTGTATATATATCTATGTTTGAGTATGTATACGGTGTCTTCGTGTGACACTTCGTGTATACACAGCAAGATAAATGTATTAAAATTAGTCGATAATACTCGCCTTTTCTCTCAAGGAATAACAGACAGCTCCAAAGCAAGGAAACTCGTCAACCAGTGGTTTGAACATCAACCTGAAAACTCCAGTAAATCCAATATTTTTCACCTATGGTCAAGAAATGCATCAGAAAGTAATACAACTGCATCCCTGCACGCACACATATCAAGTTGCAAAATACCTGTATTGGTATTGACACACCAACTTTTGTTTTGATATCAAGTACAATATTTGGATTCCCATCCCACTGCAAATCCAATTCCATAATAACTTCCCCGGGATTATCATCTGTACAGTCCATGATGGAAACACCTAATTCACATATAAAAAAGCAAAAAGGTACATGAGTCTTATCCTGCCTATAACcgcggttttaataaaatatatcccTGCTATGTCTTGTGCCGTCTATAGTATACGGACAGCTTGTAACAGTAAGCTCTTCGAATATGTAAAGCCTTTGAACATGTAGAGCTAGCCTAATATTGACACTCGCGAATATTAAGCTATACGTTTCCAGAAGACGTATGTACTCTCTTGGGATACCTACTTTGGAGATATAGTTAGCTAATTCGAAATTTTAATCGTCTGTATTCCGGTTTTTATCAATAAATCGTAGATTTAACCCATTGAAAAAAGGGTAACACGAGTAGTCACCCGTGAATTGTGGTGCCACAGTGCCTAGAGTTAACTTGGAAAACTTGAGAGAGGCCAAAATTGATGGTCTGTATTGTTCAAGCATTGGTTCCACAGAGTTTCTTATTATCTCCGACGCTGCCTGCAGGCGCAAAGATATCATCATGCAACGAAGAAAAACTGGAAAACGGCGTTTTTGGTTTAGAAAATGCAAGAAAAAACATTAATTAACCTCATCAACGAACGGCCATATGTTGTCCAGGTGATGATTAAGCCAAGTTAACTGCacccatcaattaattaaaaacacaCCAAATTGATGATATTGTCACTGTCACTATCAACATTTATTGCTTATAGCTAGGGAAGAAATTGCAACTCAACTTCTGTCTCTCTGAGAAGACAAGCCAGGAAGGGTATAAATGAGGCGGGAGTAATTTCCTGGAATCTTCAACTGTCATCCTGGCAAAAGCTCCAACTGTGGCTGCCTAATATATATGATGTTCCATAGTTAAAGAAATTAAAGACATGCAAAATAatcagtatatatatatttatatcatatctGGGCTTACCAAATCAATGCGGCGCTTGGATCTGGTATTCTGGTACCAAGCAAACGCCACGATCAAACCAATACCCAATGCAAAACCCAGAGAGAACCCCACCACAAATCCCATATCCGCCGAGCTTTCTTTGGACCAGTTAATCAACTGATGATTATACATGAACATATATccatatataataagaacaagaTGTGATCGAGATGTGAATACTGGAAGTATATCGAGTAAATAAGAACATGAAGAATCGATGCAATTAGCTAGAGTGTTGATCTGGTGAAGATCATGTATTCCTTTCTTCTACCTTCTGCCGCATCGATTCGGCGTTGCATGGCTTTTCAActtttagtattattttttattattataaaatatatcgTTGATTCGTGTGTACGCTTCAAAGAGGTGATGTGGCTCGGGCTTGCTTTGCTTCTAGCGCTAGCGGCCAAACCGCATCAGAAGGCGGTGCGTGTGATTTACGTGCCGCTGTAGCGACATGTGGAACGTCCTTCGGTTGCCACGAAAACATATGGAGTCAACCCAAGAAGATGATCATGAAAAAGaatatttaatttgtataaataataattcaatttaagtcaattattttataataatatatattaaatcaaactttgaaaaaaaaaatccaattttttAACTAATCAGAACCGAATTTTCTGATTAAATCAGTTCATctctaattttgaaaataataataataataaataaatgatatcaaattggataaatcgattttttttaaaaaatccaaTTTCTGAACTAATCGAATCGAATTTTCGATCCGATTAAATCAGTTCATCCCTgattttgataataataataataatattattattttttgttaattttaaaatttttgacatcattACTACTACTAATATTAATTTATgtcataacaaaaaaaaataaaaaataaatagtgaATTTTATATAAGAAATGTATATACACTCCCCGCGTTTTCATTCCCTCCCTCTGTCAAATCAAACCGTCAACTGTTCATCCATGCAACACACGCACAGAGAGATAGCATGAGCATACGTATGTAAACTCAATCTGAGAGAGAAATGGCGCTGATGAGGAAGACTGATGGAGTCATTGTGTTCTCCGCAGTTGTTGTAGCATCAATTGCCATTGTTTTCTTCCTCGAGGATAAGACAATTGATCAGGTTGGGTCGTCGTTCGATTCCGCTGGAAATTCGAAGGTATGAATGAATCGA
The DNA window shown above is from Primulina huaijiensis isolate GDHJ02 chromosome 12, ASM1229523v2, whole genome shotgun sequence and carries:
- the LOC140990287 gene encoding synaptotagmin-5-like, translated to MFMYNHQLINWSKESSADMGFVVGFSLGFALGIGLIVAFAWYQNTRSKRRIDLAATVGAFARMTVEDSRKLLPPHLYPSWLVFSERQKLTWLNHHLDNIWPFVDEAASEIIRNSVEPMLEQYRPSILASLKFSKLTLGTVAPQFTGVSIMDCTDDNPGEVIMELDLQWDGNPNIVLDIKTKVGVSIPIQVKNIGFTGVFRLMFKPLVDEFPCFGAVCYSLREKKNLDFTLKVVGGDISTIPGIADALESTIKDAIEDSITWPVRKIIPILPGDYSYLESKPVGTLEVKLIEGKELTNKDFVGKSDPFAKLFIRPLRATTKTSKTINNNTNPIWNAHFEFTVEDISTQHLTVRVYDDEGVQASEFIGCGRVALSDLDPGKVKDVWLKLVKDVEFPKDQKNRGQVHLELLYIPLSSRSSYLNPYDPDFRLTSFEKTLKQGSGTDGGDDSRKDVIMRGVVSVTVISAQDLPATDIMGKSDPFVVLMMKKSEQKYKTRVLNDTLNPVWNQTFDFVVENGLHELLMLEVYDHDTFGKDKVGRCVMTLTRAVLEGEFTDNFPVDGAKSGSLNLHVKWTPQLIIRD